The Carassius auratus strain Wakin unplaced genomic scaffold, ASM336829v1 scaf_tig00037430, whole genome shotgun sequence genome contains the following window.
tacagtcctccgctctaccagctgagctatcgaaggggcaaAGTGCTAGACAGAACCTCGAcaaatcagggttctgtagctctaatgctggccaaaaagtcacttctggtgcaggaaaatatgctggatttttgaggagggaagcaaaaaggagcatgcattctcATACCGGGAgtcgaacccgggccgcctgggtgaaaaccaggaattaaccgctagaccatatgggattcaGGCAccttaaactggccatgggcttctggcgcactttccatacatgtggtcagagTGGGTGCAGAACCTTGTAGTAGCCTGTTGCTTTAggtctgtgactgtaacaatgtgataataatttggcaaaacaagaattatccaaaaggagggttttctgaattatatagtgttgtaggCATTCAGGGGATCTGTTTTTTTACTCACCCCGGGGGTTCAGtttatttgggcagattcctgtgattgctgaattgatacctcaaactggtaattaagctcttgtccaggtgaaaatactcatgtcatccatttgaaaacacacaaggcaaccgttatctaggggaaaaactgcctatcgtcactCTGTCAAGGTACTAAAATGACATTGTGAGGTTAACAATGAAAGTGAGACAAATTTTTAATCAGCAAAGTTGCTGATTATTTGCTCCTTCAGTTTAACTCAGTTTACAacttattctcaatgtccaggtggcaattagtgataaggctttaaaatggcaagcccattacatcaaaaccacatggcattgcacccttcaaagtagtaaagcggttacagagaAGTGATGAAATTGTTAATTCTAGAATCtactggcccaccagcctgcattttaaTACTACGTTAATCGACCGAGCTTATCGGAGAGATTGTGTGATGAATGGCAATACCGAAGCATGTCCGCGACTCCCCATAGACATCGGAACCTCAatctatcagggttctgtagctctactgctgtacaaaaagtcacttctggtgcaggaagatgtgctggctttttgaggagggaagcaaaaagatcaagctttcccataccgggagtcgaCCCCTGGCCGCATaggagaaaaccaggaatcctaactgctagaccgtatgggaactggccagctttaactggccacaagcttgtgggccactttccataaatgtggccagtgtgggggcagggttttgtagtggcctgttgcttttggtttgtgactgtaacaatgtgataataatttggcaatacaagaatcatccgaagggacggtttactgaaataaatagtgttgcatgcattcaagggacatgtttgttgactcacccatggttcagttttttggccagaatcctgggattgctgaatttatacctcgaactggcaactaaggtcttgtccaggtgaaaatacttgtgtcatgcatctgaaaacacacatggcaaccgttatctagaggaaaaactgcctatcgtcggtctgtcaaggtacaaaactgacatattgtgaggttaataatgaaagtgagaccaatttttaatccgcaaaattgctgattattcgctcgtttagtttaatgcagattacaaattattctcaatgtccaggtggcaattagtgataaggcttcaaaatggcaagcctgtgacatcaaaaccacatggcattataCCCTTCAATGTAATGAAGcagttacagagtagcgatgaaattgttcattcgaAAATCAACTGGCTGCCAGCCTGCAGTTTATTTCCCTGTTAATCGTCGAGCTTATCGGAGTGcttgtgagacgaatggcaataccaaagcatgtccgtgtctcccctagatATCGGAATGGATGTGCAGAATatgtctttttttggaaaaaaagaagaatgcctGGAGATTTGCCTTTTCTtctggactttggagaaaaaaaacaacaacaacaaaataaactggTGAAAAACacgcacagagcgagccagccaggagtcgaacctagaatcttctgatccgtagtcagacgcgttatccattgcgccaagGCCGGCGCCCATTAGTCGAGGTAAAGATCCTAAAAGACGCACAGGTACGCGAGTTCGCGGCCCGCTCCGACCAGTGATGGAATTCCTGGAATGTGTCCGTTTTGACGCTGCTGATGCATGCGTGCGTAATCATCATTCTCCCCCATAATTTAATCGAACGTAAATTCGTCCCCCTCACTTTGATTTGGGAACTGTCCAAGGTAAACACTCTCACGTTATGTATGTTTCATTCATACCGGACGCCGGAGGGCGCTCTCACGCATAAAGTCCAAAACGAACTCGTAAAAGTACCAGCTTGTGACGCACGCTACAGGAAATACCTTatatggacaaaagcatccaGATGTccctggataaaaaaaaaaacgaaatgatTTGACAGACAAAACGTGAATCTTCATTGCAACAATAcatgatttgtgtttttgtgcattttcacaacaaaacacatgaATAACGCAGCGCTAACTActcattttttacagtataatatataatttttttacagtataacattatattatattattatattttctgacTTATTCTGAAAGTccctgtttttttgtgtgtgtgttttattgttatgTAATACTGGAATACTTAAAAAATGTGCAACTACAAATACAGTGAGAAATAGGCACAAAAACATTGCGAGTGCAAATATTAAGATTAACAACCCGCAGCGCTAACTActcattttttacagtataatatattatttttttacagtataacattatattatattattatattttctgacTTATTCTGAAAGTccctgttttttttgtgtgtgtgttttattgttatgTAATActgaaatacttaaaaaatgtgcAACTACAAATACAGTGAGAAATAGGCACAAAAACATTGCGAGTGCAAATATTAAGATTAACAACcctttttatttgcaaatataaagtcaataaaaaaattataacagcagtgcaaatatatatgcatgtacaAATATTGTGAGAATACAAAAAGGCACAATAACAATAGTGTGAGGGAGATCCTTTTAATCTCCATATATATTTTCAAGCCAATAAAACATTTAGAACAGTAGTGCAATTTTTACACATcaattaaaaatagtaaacagtaaaccaaaaatgtttaccacagtagaaaaatgtttacatatcagtgtaaaaatataataaatataaaaccaaaacaaacacaataacaaTAGTGTGAGGGCAAATATTAACAATCCTTTTAATctccatatatattttaaagccaATAAAACATTTAGAACAGCAATGCAATTTTTAcacatcaatttaaaataataaacagtaaaCCAAAAATGTTTACCACAGTAGTAAACTTTTTACATAtcagtgtaaaaatataataaatatcaaaccaaaacaaacattttcagtgCAATTTTGACATCAgactaagaaaataataaatagtaaaccAAGACAAACATTTACCACAGTAGTGCAATTTTGACATATTAgccaaaaaaaagttaatttaaaactaaaatggaCCACAGTAGTGCAATTATGACATATTCGCccctaaaaaaaagtaaataaaatataccaaaaccaaaataatgataataataaaaacataaacataccatatatatatatatatatatatatatatatatatgaaatatcaaatattttcccAACAGAGGCATGCAGCAGAGGAAACACAGTAATTACACATTTTAGAGACAGCTGTCATTGTGGGAGACTTGTAAATTGCACTATAAAGCAAACAttaaccaaataaaaatataatgtgctGAAATAGCAGTTTTAAGAAGCTGGAGGGTTgccatttcccttttttttttttctataacctCGTTCCTGCAGCACAGCCCTCCATTCATCATATGATTGAGTCTCAGACTCTTTGCAGAACCAGTTGCCAAAGTACTGAAGATGTGATGGTGGCTTTCTCTCTTTGTTACACTTTCTGCAAAGAATGACGTCTGTCTTCTTCACATATTTTCTTGTGACAGTTCCAGTGCGCTCCCTCTCCAGTTTTCTCTTTCTATATTGCTGAGTGGAGTAAGGAACATCTTGACCGGATGTCGGTGTCTGAGCTGATGGTGGCATAACTGAAGGTAATGGGAGGTTGAAGAACATCACCTGTGAGGTACCTGGCACTGTAGTGGATGGCGCGCAAGTGCCTATCACTGTAGGAAGCTGCACAGATGGTAAAATGAAAGGGAGAGAGACGGGTAGTGCTGGTGCAATGACAGGAAGGCCTTGATGTGATGTTGGAGCCTGGGAGATGGCCTGGGGTTGCGACCTCCCCTTAAGTTTTGCCTTCCCAGCAGTGTTTGGTGGCAGGATAAAAAGGTGAGGCTTAGCCAAATTGCCTGGATACAGAGTTGGTCCTTTCTGCAGAGCAGCAGGAAGCGTCTCGGGTCCTGCCATGGGTGCATCTGGGGCTTGGATACCCTGCTTCAAAATCTCTTGTTCCTGTGACTTTCCACGCCTGCTGAACCTGGGAAACATAAAACAaccaatattaataaacatttaagcaATACAAAAGATCAACTACTATTTGTCATGACTGTGACGCAGCAGCATGACACAGCTGAGATCACACAGCAGTCGTCTAATGTATTACTGCTTTTGTGAAATGGCTACTTTATTGAGATTAACATTGTATTATGAATTATTGATTCTTGCAGTCTGTTGAAGACAGCTGATCCACGTCATAAATCTTATCTTTCATAATGAAGAAGAAAACAGAAGTTGAACTCTTGTTGATTTGTTTCTAGACCTGCAAAGCAGCCATGGTTACATTAAGGCTGATGATACAAacatttttgagaaatgtttcttgggcacgtTCCCCACTGAGAATTTTGACAAGCAGCATTGATCAAAAAAAGTTGCACTGTGTAACATCAGCCTTTAACTGCTTTAAGTTTAGGCTTAGCTGTGACAATTTACCAACCATTGTGTGACTGTTGCAGCGTTCACTTCTGGGAGCTGGATGGTGGTCTCACTCATCACCTTAGCATTGGTGAGGATGCACTCACGGATGTGCTTGTAAGCACGTGCTACAACAGTGAAGCGGGACACCCTCACTCCCTCACAGCGCACCGCGTTTGGGTAGAGAGCACAGAGCCTTGTGAAAATGGCCTCCACCACTCGGTTGCAGTCAGGCCACTGTGCAGGACTATGAGCCCCAACGAAACACCTGCAAATTACAACAGGATACATATTATTAATGTAAGATTGTTTTCATTGTgtgatcttatttttattttcccttttctattctgtctgttttgctttgtgttGTCTAATTGTTCATTGATAATATCTGCCCATAGGTAtggtttctttctttgttttgtttttagtttgatgtttaaatgtCATATCAATAAATCAGGTCTCTACTGGATTACTGTGTTGTAGAATTATTACAGGGTGTTGTAAGTCAGCCTGTCAGACTTTTTCCCACAATAATGACTGCATATTATCccgcttattacatggctacttacTAAAGTACAGTAAAAGACAAATTATTTGACACAACATAATGATACAAAATGATTTTACTTATTTAAGAAATGATTGCTTTGTTTCTGCTAAATTAATTATTCCAATGTGCGGTTGGAACTGTGTCCATAGCAATGTAACATACTTAGCAACCTAATATATATAGtcagaattaaatgtaaatcaCAACTAATAATTTATGTTATAACCAAGATAAGCTAGTCATGAAGGTGTCAGGTTACTAAACAAAAAATGTTGTAGGTGATATTTCAGCCAgtttcagatatatatattttaccaaaaaaattgTAAACCCTGTATTTACTAAATATAACATACCTTTTGGTGCTCTCAACACCTGGGGCCACAATCTTCTTAGTGGCCCTGAATCGTCCCTGTTTTAGGTGGGTTTGGTGACGTGGTGGGTAAATGGTCTTTTTCTTGTCATACTCCCCCAATGCCTGCCATAGGGAGATGATCTTGATGCACTCTTCTCCTGACAAAGCCAGACGGTGGTCTCTGAGGCTAACCAAAAACTCTGCCAAGTCCTGCACGGCTCCATACCCCTCAATATTATCAGGTCCAACCGAATCCTAAAATGAAAGATAATTTAGGAACTTTTGATAGCATcaatgaatacaaatattcacATGAAAGCACATCCAATGTAACCCAGATTATGTTTAcacacatgtaaatgtaaataaaaaataaactggacCCTTACATCATGTGAAGTGTTCTCTTCCGATGTTTGACGATCCGTTTCTGCAGATAATCGGTCCACTGGGACAACATcaaaaaggtaaatatttattttaaatttgtatttatgccTTTCAATgtgataaatacaaatttatagtTAGTGTGATAACAAATACCGAAATCTTTATGAATACTTTATGGTAAAACTCACAGCTATGTGCTCCAGGAAAGAGTGCTAGATCTGATTGAGTTTGCAGTGAGCTGCTGACAGGAGATGACACTGGTGATGGAGGGACCACAAACAGTGATGACGTGGGGCTGGTTGCTGGAGGAGTTGGAGATGATGCTGCAGACGCTGCAGACACTGATGCTTGTGTAGAGGCAGCAGGTGTCCGTTCAGTGTCAAAGGTGGGGACAGTGATGTCCTGAAACTCCTCAAGTTCAGCATAACCTTCATCCACCTCTATACCAACCTCAGTAGTCTCTGACTCTTCAATGGCCAACTTGTAGTCCTGCAGAACTTTACCAGTTTGCTGGTAAAGATATTCCACTCCAATAAGCTCACCTTTAAAATTGAAAAACATTGACAATTAGATAACATaccacaatattatattataacttaGTGGTTCAATGGTTTATACTTAAATTAAAgtatcactaaaaaaaaaaaatagttatatacCAGTGTAATTTCTTGGCCCAACATAAGGAATGATTTTCATGCCCATGAGCTCCTCTGCAAGAGTGTTGACCGCATGACGCAGTAGATGGTTGTAGGAATGTGGTTGCTGCTGATTAGTTGTTGCTGCCACTGCCCGGTCCTCATTCCACCTTGCAAGCCCATCCAAAAGATATGCCTGAAAGAAGGTGTCACTTGCCAGCGTgcctataaatgaaaaaaaaataataataataaattcacagCACAAAATTTTTTCTATAAATACACAAATAGCTGTTCTTGCAATTCTCATAATTATTTCAGTATAAATCATatcttaatttaataattcaattaaataatttattacctGGGATGAATCTGTTAAGGTGCAGGTGAAATGACTCAAGTGAAGTGGAACCTCTGGCACAGCGGTATGTTGGCAGGCGGTGCCCTCCCTTCAGTACAGTACCCGTCTGCATGTAGAGCTGCACACCGACAGGATCCTGGATGCAGGCCACATGCTTCCGCTGGGACTTTAAAATTTCTCTCATGCGGGCTGAGTTTATTAGTGGGACTCCCAGAGTGTCACGACCAGCATCTCCATCAAAGGCCTGAACATGGCTCTCAATCAATGCCAGGGTCTCTTTGGTCCCGCGAGTGGTTCTCCTGCAATGCAGCGCTAGCTCGCTACGACTGATACAGCGTAGCACATCAGCTTCGAATGATGGTTTCCCATCAGCTTCTAGCTCTGCATGCTTCGCTGTCTTCAGGGCAGTCAGGTCGACCTGGTCCCACATGAAAATACAATGGCTGAGGCCACTCATAAAAGTGGCATATAACTGGTGTGAGTCGGTGGTGCAGCCCACAGCAAACCTTCTCATGAAGTGCCAGACATCTAACCGGATGGTCATTTGCTCCCACTCTTCAAACATCCTCCTCAAAAGAGTGTTGCCACAGCAGTCTCGGTCGACATACAGCACTTCGGGAGGAGCCACCCCAGCCACTCTGTATCGCTTGATAAGGCCTTCTATCATTGGCCCCAGACCAAAACCTTCGCTCGCTGTGAGCACGGACATGATCACCTGTCCATGCTCATTGCCAACATTAGTAGCCCAAGTAGCAGTGCCATAGCTGCGTCCTGCTAGTTTTCTGGCCACTTTTTTGGTAGAATCCATTTTTAAGATTCGACCATATTGTGATGTTATAGTGGCCTTGACCTCATCCAGCCTTTGCAGGACATCCTGGGCGTACACCTGCATCAGCCATCGGTGCTTGGGTATAGAAGGCATTGAAGGAACAGGTTCAAATGTCACAGGCAGGATCAGGCTCGTCGTGACAGCACTGGCAACCCCCTTGCAATCTGTCAGATACTGGACTGTCTTTTGCAACCAGACATCAACATGACGCTCCTGTAGTTTGCGCTGGATCTGGCTGCTGCTGTTTCCCAGCCCGCGCTGACGCATCAAAGTTACTACCTCGAAGTCACATGCAAGTTTTGAAGTAAGAATGCAAGGGAACAGCACCCTGTGGCCAATGTCGAGCTGGGAAACGAGATCATGGCTCCAGCTGATGACCTTCCTCTTACATCTTCGGCAGGCCAGGTACTCAGATGCAACAAAGTACATCTCACCCATGGCAACCACCTGCCTGATCTTTTGATGCAAGCCAGCTGAGGTCAGAAGTTCTTTTTGACAGTCTGGATGCGGACAAGTCAGCTTCACTTGCCACAGTTTTCGTGGCATCCAGAGCAGCAGGCGATGGCCAAAGTAATTCTCCAAGGAAGGAGAATTGCTGGTCTTCAGTGGCACGGGTGGAGGATACCACCAAAGTTTGTTCACCCTACTAAATACCAGCTCGGGATGCCCCTGTGCTGTCCACCTGAACAGGGCCTTGGAGATCCACCTCTGGTCCACTTCAGGCAGGGTGTGTGTCCATCCAGCCGGAAGACAAACTCGTcttgctgaaaaaataaaataaaatagaaaaacagaaaataaacacataaataaacaaattcacaTTGCTTCACTTTACTTTATTATCCCTGGAAAGGAAACATTGAATACTTTAAATAAGTATAAACGTACATGCCACATATGATGCCTCAAACTTAGCTGCCTCTGCCAGCAGTGTGCTGTCATCTATCTCAGTGGACACAGCTGGACAGGTGAGGGTGGCTGAGGGCCCTGTGGCTGTCTCAAGGGACACAGCTTGACAGGTGAGGGTGGCTGAGGGCCCTGTGGCTGTCTCAAGGGACACAGCTTGACAGGTGAGGGTGGCTGAGGGCCCTGTGGCTGTCTCAAGGGACACAGCTTGACAGGTGAGGGTGGCTGAGGGCCCTGTGGCTGTCTCAAGGGACACAGATGGACAGGTGAGGGTGGCTGAGGGCCCTGTGGCTGTCTCAAGGGACACAGCTGGACAGGTGAGGGTGGCTGAGGGCCGTGCACGTGCCTGGGCCAAAGCTACAAAAAAACACAGGACAAACAGATAAACATGACTACTGAACAGCAATAAAtactaaacaaaccaaaaaagtgttatacaaataaatgtttgctTACAAGGTGCGACTTTGAGGGGGGAAACCAGTCTTTCTACAGCCTTGTTCAAGTTTTTTTGGTTAGGCAGCTTTCTTACCAAGAGGGAGCGGAGAGAGGCAGTAGAAGTATGGGTGGTGGTAGCGTGCTGCGTGGGGGTGGTGAACTCTGTAGGGGCAGAGTGCTGGGAGTCAGCAGCATGCTGGGGAGCTTTTCCAGCATATTGCTCTTCCTTCATGGCAATGGCAACTCTGCCAGAAGGAAAGAGCTCAATATACTCCCTGAAACTCCCCTTGTTGTGGGCATGTTCTTGGGAGTCTTTGCTGCCTCCTGTGGGGTCCCTCTTCATAGCTGCCACCAGGTAAGCAGCATACCCCAGGGCATTTTCAGCCACCCACCTAAATGTTTGCCCACGAAATACACCAAATTGGATTTCAAAGAAACCCAACAGGTGCTTTCTGTTAGACAGATCTCCGTGGTGCTCACTTAAACTTTTCCTGGCTTTGTCTAGCACTTTCTCCGGGGGCAGGGGTCTTGTGTACGGCTTTCCTTTGTTGGCTTCCTTCACCTTTGACGCTTCCACTGTATCCGTCAGATTCAGGCTGCCATCAGCCCGTCTCCTGAAGCGAGGTTCCATctaaattaaaaaagtgaactGTATTTACTTATGATCACCTTGTAATGTTGATTTTATATTATgctttgtttgtgtatatattttcctACAGGCTAAAAATGTTGGCTAACATATCAGAATTATCCCAGAGTAAGAGATAATTTTTcagataattattatacattcaaatagaacTTTTGTCCCACCTGAGAAAGGGAAGGGAAAGTTCAGTCTATTCTATGTGATCTcctttttaaagacaaaattttcacaaatttttCTGCTCTATTACAAATAAAGATCATACATACAAAATTCTAGAATCAAAATATACTTAAAGTACTAAAAGTAGAAGCATAATGTATACTATATTATTGCATTATAACAAGTAATGAATTAATGTGTAAGAATCATTTTAATGTTGCAGCTGGTAAAACTGTAActtaatatactttatattctGCTTGGTCGACTAATCTACCaaatatgaaatacttttttttttttaataatattt
Protein-coding sequences here:
- the LOC113083135 gene encoding uncharacterized protein LOC113083135 gives rise to the protein MPSIPKHRWLMQVYAQDVLQRLDEVKATITSQYGRILKMDSTKKVARKLAGRSYGTATWATNVGNEHGQVIMSVLTASEGFGLGPMIEGLIKRYRVAGVAPPEVLYVDRDCCGNTLLRRMFEEWEQMTIRLDVWHFMRRFAVGCTTDSHQLYATFMSGLSHCIFMWDQVDLTALKTAKHAELEADGKPSFEADVLRCISRSELALHCRRTTRGTKETLALIESHVQAFDGDAGRDTLGVPLINSARMREILKSQRKHVACIQDPVGVQLYMQTGTVLKGGHRLPTYRCARGSTSLESFHLHLNRFIPGTLASDTFFQAYLLDGLARWNEDRAVAATTNQQQPHSYNHLLRHAVNTLAEELMGMKIIPYVGPRNYTGELIGVEYLYQQTGKVLQDYKLAIEESETTEVGIEVDEGYAELEEFQDITVPTFDTERTPAASTQASVSAASAASSPTPPATSPTSSLFVVPPSPVSSPVSSSLQTQSDLALFPGAHSLDRLSAETDRQTSEENTSHDDSVGPDNIEGYGAVQDLAEFLVSLRDHRLALSGEECIKIISLWQALGEYDKKKTIYPPRHQTHLKQGRFRATKKIVAPGVESTKRCFVGAHSPAQWPDCNRVVEAIFTRLCALYPNAVRCEGVRVSRFTVVARAYKHIRECILTNAKVMSETTIQLPEVNAATVTQWFSRRGKSQEQEILKQGIQAPDAPMAGPETLPAALQKGPTLYPGNLAKPHLFILPPNTAGKAKLKGRSQPQAISQAPTSHQGLPVIAPALPVSLPFILPSVQLPTVIGTCAPSTTVPGTSQVMFFNLPLPSVMPPSAQTPTSGQDVPYSTQQYRKRKLERERTGTVTRKYVKKTDVILCRKCNKERKPPSHLQYFGNWFCKESETQSYDEWRAVLQERGYRKKKKGNGNPPAS